One segment of Bombus pascuorum chromosome 6, iyBomPasc1.1, whole genome shotgun sequence DNA contains the following:
- the LOC132908064 gene encoding uncharacterized protein LOC132908064 isoform X11, with protein sequence MVVSHREGSISSNIRAIIEQLNLNPVETRRLIDRTKQDGARCKGYQGVQPTAKISIGVYGCKEKVEYEIPAPIRRVCRLEDRPRPKQETGLRKILCSINNEAAENDAVEDKIEDKEFGSIRSACKIEDRPRPKPESRRTILQAMKEQSVRAEDTIEDKAEDESTGSVRSSYRIEDRPRSKPETRQRIPPIIKDASPRIGETIEGSKSPKDTIDHIIPVAKEDLPQLESASLNHTAAHHRIAVRPKNRRPPRRTGSQAANTSTSTITTIAEDSLDSLDQQTVSVNSNASSPTEPKNVSITRKSSSRLSRASDIFEQLEAKLPRKPPSVASLSPDSLDAVTASRASVEVNDDLEKQPEVRSIVRKASNRTPKNTEMFEELESKLPRRRSSNRLSKSPDSLEVAPTWFSKSTEGFDKLMEYEQAKPVTRRLLNPISKSIDRVSKSSDSLEAIETLASDESIERRRSSFELRARRSSKNISKSSENFEVLEQTQIGTETVQELQKRSSISDINLSRGRRLSKSTSKSSDDFERIEISEPKDEGENIGDSFGKCCRRSSKRMSSESSDNLESDDKLENRRIRRTPKRIPSTSYVDIVPTDDGEEEKMPILFRKPVRLQKSSESSELGSTDTLDSERRNKSSESTETLDSLERDLDQDRKHEDLADAVADKRDKNDPWTNKPLMTSHSEQISMADGTEDSKSLISPDKFYWRQSSESKENIDIHQLLAITIVTRMADNGNNQRSSVIYPKKKQQITTSQPTSPVAKQEDNKMIFDNLLVSKNDEDLQNMLNGNISEVSTDTKSFKEKLIMFEKLGK encoded by the exons ATGGTGGTGTCTCACCGCGAGGGCAGCATCTCGTCGAACATACGGGCGATAATCGAGCAGCTGAATCTGAATCCGGTAGAGACGAGACGGCTTATCGACCGGACGAAGCAGGATGGCGCGCGATGCAAAGGTTACCAGGGAGTGCAACCGACGGCGAAGATCAGCATCGGCGTGTACGGGTGCAAGGAGAAGGTCGAGTACGAGATACCCGCCCCGATTAGGCGCGTGTGCAGGTTGGAAGATCGACCGAGACCGAAACAGGAAACCGGCCTGCGAAAGATCCTCTGCTCGATTAACAACGAGGCTGCCGAGAACGATGCGGTCGAG GACAAGATCGAGGACAAGGAGTTCGGATCGATAAGATCGGCGTGCAAAATCGAGGATCGGCCAAGACCAAAGCCAGAAAGCAGACGTACGATCCTTCAGGCGATGAAAGAGCAATCCGTTCGAGCCGAAGATACGATCGAG GATAAAGCGGAGGATGAGTCGACAGGATCTGTTAGATCTTCGTACAGGATCGAGGATCGACCACGCTCGAAGCCGGAAACGAGACAGAGGATCCCGCCGATAATCAAAGACGCGAGTCCACGGATCGGGGAGACGATCGAG GGCTCAAAATCGCCAAAGGACACGATCGATCATATTATACCTGTGGCCAAAGAAGATTTAC CGCAACTGGAAAGCGCCAGTTTAAACCATACAGCGGCACATCACCGAATTGCGGTTCGACCCAAAAACCGGAGGCCTCCGAGGCGTACTGGCTCTCAAGCTGCCAACACATCCACGTCGACGATCACGACCATAGCGGAGGATTCGTTGGACAGCTTGGACCAGCAAACGGTCAGCGTGAACAGCAATGCGTCTTCACCGACCGAACCGAAGAACGTGTCTATCACGAGGAAATCTTCGAGTAGATTGTCGCGTGCGTCGGACATTTTCGAGCAACTGGAAGCTAAACTTCCTAGAAAGCCACCTAGCGTGGCCTCTTTGTCCCCGGACAGCCTGGACGCCGTGACTGCGTCGAGAGCGAGCGTCGAGGTGAACGACGACTTGGAGAAGCAGCCAGaagttcgatcgatcgtcagGAAAGCGTCGAATCGAACACCAAAGAATACAGAAATGTTCGAAGAGCTGGAATCGAAGCTACCTCGAAGGAGATCCTCCAACAGATTGTCGAAATCACCTGACAGTCTAGAAGTGGCTCCCACTTGGTTCTCCAAATCTACGGAAGGCTTCGACAAATTAATGGAATACGAACAAGCGAAACCCGTGACTCGAAGACTGCTAAATCCAATCTCGAAGTCGATCGATCGCGTGTCCAAGTCTTCCGACAGCCTAGAAGCGATAGAGACGTTAGCCAGTGACGAATCCATCGAGCGTAGGAGGAGCAGCTTCGAGTTGCGCGCTCGCAGATCTTCCAAGAACATATCAAAGTCGTCGGAGAATTTCGAGGTTTTGGAGCAAACGCAGATTGGAACAGAGACTGTTCAAGAATTGCAGAAGAGGAGCAGCATTTCGGATATCAATCTGTCTCGGGGAAGAAGGTTATCGAAGAGTACGTCCAAGTCGTCGGATGATTTCGAGAGGATCGAGATAAGCGAGCCGAAGGACGAGGGGGAAAATATCGGAGATAGTTTCGGGAAATGCTGCAGGAGATCCTCGAAACGTATGTCGTCCGAAAGCTCTGACAATTTGGAGTCGGATGACAAATTGGAAAACAGGAGAATCAGGAGAACACCAAAAAGAATACCGAGCACCAGTTACGTGGACATCGTCCCAACGGACGAtggagaggaagagaaaatgCCGATCTTGTTTAGGAAACCAGTCAGGCTTCAGAAATCGTCTGAAAGCTCGGAACTTGGCAGCACGGATACGTTGGATTCTGAGAGGAGGAACAAGTCGTCCGAGAGTACCGAAACATTGGACAGTTTGGAGAGAGATTTAGATCAGGATAGGAAACACGAAGATCTCGCGGACGCTGTTGCGGACAAACGCGACAAAAAT GATCCTTGGACCAATAAACCTCTAATGACGTCGCATTCGGAACAAATTTCAATGGCGGACGGCACGGAGGACTCCAAATCCTTGATCTCACCGGATAAATTCTACTGGCGCCAATCATCGGAATCGAAGGAGAACATCGACATTCATCAATTATTAGCCATCACGATAGTTACCAGAATGGCCGACAACGGCAATAACCAACGAAGCTCTGTGATTTATCCTAAGAAGAAGCAACAGATCACCACGTCACAGCCTACCTCGCCAGTCGCTAAACAAGAAGATAACAAGATGATCTTCGACAATCTCCTCGTTAGTAAAAACGACGAAGATTTGCAAAATATGTTAAACGGCAATATATCCGAAGTATCCACGGACACGAAGAGTTTCAAGGAGAAACTAATCATGTTCGAGAAACTCGGCAAATGA
- the LOC132908064 gene encoding uncharacterized protein LOC132908064 isoform X12, whose translation MENCRYNMADVRRRPLRKFLNKIQLLNSVVSNFRKQITANRFIGFEKQNKNGEENQAKDKIEDKEFGSIRSACKIEDRPRPKPESRRTILQAMKEQSVRAEDTIEDKAEDESTGSVRSSYRIEDRPRSKPETRQRIPPIIKDASPRIGETIEGSKSPKDTIDHIIPVAKEDLPQLESASLNHTAAHHRIAVRPKNRRPPRRTGSQAANTSTSTITTIAEDSLDSLDQQTVSVNSNASSPTEPKNVSITRKSSSRLSRASDIFEQLEAKLPRKPPSVASLSPDSLDAVTASRASVEVNDDLEKQPEVRSIVRKASNRTPKNTEMFEELESKLPRRRSSNRLSKSPDSLEVAPTWFSKSTEGFDKLMEYEQAKPVTRRLLNPISKSIDRVSKSSDSLEAIETLASDESIERRRSSFELRARRSSKNISKSSENFEVLEQTQIGTETVQELQKRSSISDINLSRGRRLSKSTSKSSDDFERIEISEPKDEGENIGDSFGKCCRRSSKRMSSESSDNLESDDKLENRRIRRTPKRIPSTSYVDIVPTDDGEEEKMPILFRKPVRLQKSSESSELGSTDTLDSERRNKSSESTETLDSLERDLDQDRKHEDLADAVADKRDKNDPWTNKPLMTSHSEQISMADGTEDSKSLISPDKFYWRQSSESKENIDIHQLLAITIVTRMADNGNNQRSSVIYPKKKQQITTSQPTSPVAKQEDNKMIFDNLLVSKNDEDLQNMLNGNISEVSTDTKSFKEKLIMFEKLGK comes from the exons GACAAGATCGAGGACAAGGAGTTCGGATCGATAAGATCGGCGTGCAAAATCGAGGATCGGCCAAGACCAAAGCCAGAAAGCAGACGTACGATCCTTCAGGCGATGAAAGAGCAATCCGTTCGAGCCGAAGATACGATCGAG GATAAAGCGGAGGATGAGTCGACAGGATCTGTTAGATCTTCGTACAGGATCGAGGATCGACCACGCTCGAAGCCGGAAACGAGACAGAGGATCCCGCCGATAATCAAAGACGCGAGTCCACGGATCGGGGAGACGATCGAG GGCTCAAAATCGCCAAAGGACACGATCGATCATATTATACCTGTGGCCAAAGAAGATTTAC CGCAACTGGAAAGCGCCAGTTTAAACCATACAGCGGCACATCACCGAATTGCGGTTCGACCCAAAAACCGGAGGCCTCCGAGGCGTACTGGCTCTCAAGCTGCCAACACATCCACGTCGACGATCACGACCATAGCGGAGGATTCGTTGGACAGCTTGGACCAGCAAACGGTCAGCGTGAACAGCAATGCGTCTTCACCGACCGAACCGAAGAACGTGTCTATCACGAGGAAATCTTCGAGTAGATTGTCGCGTGCGTCGGACATTTTCGAGCAACTGGAAGCTAAACTTCCTAGAAAGCCACCTAGCGTGGCCTCTTTGTCCCCGGACAGCCTGGACGCCGTGACTGCGTCGAGAGCGAGCGTCGAGGTGAACGACGACTTGGAGAAGCAGCCAGaagttcgatcgatcgtcagGAAAGCGTCGAATCGAACACCAAAGAATACAGAAATGTTCGAAGAGCTGGAATCGAAGCTACCTCGAAGGAGATCCTCCAACAGATTGTCGAAATCACCTGACAGTCTAGAAGTGGCTCCCACTTGGTTCTCCAAATCTACGGAAGGCTTCGACAAATTAATGGAATACGAACAAGCGAAACCCGTGACTCGAAGACTGCTAAATCCAATCTCGAAGTCGATCGATCGCGTGTCCAAGTCTTCCGACAGCCTAGAAGCGATAGAGACGTTAGCCAGTGACGAATCCATCGAGCGTAGGAGGAGCAGCTTCGAGTTGCGCGCTCGCAGATCTTCCAAGAACATATCAAAGTCGTCGGAGAATTTCGAGGTTTTGGAGCAAACGCAGATTGGAACAGAGACTGTTCAAGAATTGCAGAAGAGGAGCAGCATTTCGGATATCAATCTGTCTCGGGGAAGAAGGTTATCGAAGAGTACGTCCAAGTCGTCGGATGATTTCGAGAGGATCGAGATAAGCGAGCCGAAGGACGAGGGGGAAAATATCGGAGATAGTTTCGGGAAATGCTGCAGGAGATCCTCGAAACGTATGTCGTCCGAAAGCTCTGACAATTTGGAGTCGGATGACAAATTGGAAAACAGGAGAATCAGGAGAACACCAAAAAGAATACCGAGCACCAGTTACGTGGACATCGTCCCAACGGACGAtggagaggaagagaaaatgCCGATCTTGTTTAGGAAACCAGTCAGGCTTCAGAAATCGTCTGAAAGCTCGGAACTTGGCAGCACGGATACGTTGGATTCTGAGAGGAGGAACAAGTCGTCCGAGAGTACCGAAACATTGGACAGTTTGGAGAGAGATTTAGATCAGGATAGGAAACACGAAGATCTCGCGGACGCTGTTGCGGACAAACGCGACAAAAAT GATCCTTGGACCAATAAACCTCTAATGACGTCGCATTCGGAACAAATTTCAATGGCGGACGGCACGGAGGACTCCAAATCCTTGATCTCACCGGATAAATTCTACTGGCGCCAATCATCGGAATCGAAGGAGAACATCGACATTCATCAATTATTAGCCATCACGATAGTTACCAGAATGGCCGACAACGGCAATAACCAACGAAGCTCTGTGATTTATCCTAAGAAGAAGCAACAGATCACCACGTCACAGCCTACCTCGCCAGTCGCTAAACAAGAAGATAACAAGATGATCTTCGACAATCTCCTCGTTAGTAAAAACGACGAAGATTTGCAAAATATGTTAAACGGCAATATATCCGAAGTATCCACGGACACGAAGAGTTTCAAGGAGAAACTAATCATGTTCGAGAAACTCGGCAAATGA